A window of Atribacteraceae bacterium contains these coding sequences:
- a CDS encoding Txe/YoeB family addiction module toxin: MGSKPWKIVYTKQGLKDKSTACKAGFSDKINTLLETVQNNPHTEYPPFEKLVGDLSGACSRRINRQHRFVYQVYEEKHTVKVISMWTHYE, from the coding sequence GTGGGTAGTAAACCGTGGAAAATCGTTTATACAAAGCAAGGGTTAAAGGATAAAAGCACTGCGTGCAAAGCCGGTTTTTCCGATAAAATCAATACTCTCCTTGAGACGGTTCAAAACAACCCCCATACCGAATATCCTCCTTTTGAAAAGCTTGTCGGAGATCTGAGCGGTGCCTGCTCAAGAAGAATCAATAGGCAGCACCGGTTTGTCTATCAGGTATATGAAGAAAAACACACTGTAAAAGTGATCAGCATGTGGACCCATTATGAATAA